The stretch of DNA TTTGCATCTTTGTCACCACCCTCATACTCCTTGCCAATATTCAAGCTAGCATTCTCGTCATGCTATGCGTGGTCATGACTTTGGTAAGTCATACCTATCTCGGGTTGATTACTGTTTAAACCTGTCTGGCCATAACCCTACGAAGCAGATAACCTAAATATTTGACTTCCGTTTGAATGCGGGTCCGTTTTTTAGGTTGATGTCTTAGGCTTTATGCACTTCTGGGGACTCACCATCGACGTGGTATCGAGCATCATCGTGATTATATCGATTGGCCTATGCGTAGATTATTCGGCCCACATCGCCCACACATTCATGACTGTGAAAGGGGATCGGAACGAACGAGCCGTGCACACCCTCCACGACATTGGAGCCGCAGTTCTCAATGGGGGCATCAGCACGTTCATTGCTCTGATCCTCCTCGTAGCCTCGGATTCACACGTTTTTAGCTCATTCTTTCGGGTAAGCTGGCTGGTGCCATAATAGCTgatcaaaaaggccaaaccaTTTAACTAATCGATTTCTTGGTTTGTTCCAGATATTTTTACTGGTGGTTCTTTTTGGATTGTTTCATGGTTTGATATTCCTACCCATTCTTCTCAGTTTGATCGGACCCAAGCCGTATTCACATTAcgaggaaaaggagaagaagtcTCTTTATGAAGCAAATGACTCAAAAGAGCCAGTCAATCACGTGGTCGAAAAGTATTGATGGTTTTACATTGTCAGAATATAGTATGCAAACCACTCGTCTTGCAAAATTttttttgggatttttggGCAAGGTACCAAATTAATCGTATCTTTCAGTGTATAATGAGGTAATGATATTCAGCTGGCCTTTTCTATCTTGGATTTAGGAATAGTCAGCATGGGAGATGGAAAGTTCAATTACTTCAGCTCatggtgggtaaagcttttcaaacatgtagaCATCTACGTCTAAATCCAGAGATAGTTTCACCATACaggtcgattgttcagccacatctcgAATGTGCTATCAGCAGGCTTaccaaaggtcgaacaagtccaaagatgttttgccaggaacatcacaggaatgagaatGATCTTGTTTGTGGAGAAACTGTTTAGTGTTCAGGGAAGGCACGAAGGATATGTGATACTGAACATCTTCTAACAtattcatgagttttgtccctACCCAGGTTTTAGGctcaattgcagtgaccttagaggcttaacgtgcattttgagagcacattcATGCCCTTAAGAAGTGTAAAGTACTCTCAAAAGAAATACGTGAGTGTTGATCCATACGTTGCAAAGTAATCAAAAGGAAAACGTTAGCAAATAAAAGGACTTGAACGTTTGATGTCAAAAGTTCTGGAGATTAGATTCCGTGTAATAGAGGGGAGAAACGATttacaaaaaagcattttgaagaACAAGACAATTAGTTAGCCATTGACAGACACTGGGGGTTTTTTAGTGCGATATTCAGACTTTGCTTCCATCAAGCTATGAATAACCATTTCAGAGGCGAAGTGAATTAGCGCAGAGACAACGTTTATGATTTGACCGTTTCGTCAAATGTATTTCAtcatcaatgctaaaaaattactgatgggatcagaCAAATAACCAACAAAAATCAGACAAAAAacggaggttgcaactagggctacgaatttacattttcagtggcttATGGCATTACTGGGTGAATATAGGAAACctgttagttagtcacaaaaagtacccctgatttttcttctatcaaaccagggttacctttttggtcaaacctaaacTTTTAGggtacgttggaaacggcggTGCTTTGCGTTTCTGAGCTTTCTGgtgatcctgattttgaaaatttatttgatcccatcactattgaaaataggaataTGAATTGTAGGCAGATGTCGCAGATCAAGTGCTTCGACAAGGTCAAGCCATATTGATTGAAATAACATATCACATCCAGCGTAATCGTTTCAAATTTATAGAAGTCATAAAGTATGTCAGAGTACGATCTTGTTATCTTTGATTGGACTGTCAGTGATAAAATGATAAGCTACTATACTTTTAAAATTGGCAACTTTGTCTTTAAAATAACACAAGAAAAACAAGTCTTTGAAATTAAGTACGCATATTCAGCTACATGATGATGGCCAAGTCGAATTTCTTCATAAAACGATTGGATAGTCTGCTGCAATTATAGCAATAATCTGTTATGAACTAAATGGATCGTCTCagattcttctttaaagcaTAACTTCTTTCCGTTATTTGagagttgttgtttttattaAACATTTTAGATTAATTTACAAACTTGTTTGTACACTTCTCAGAATCAATACAAATTGTTGCCTAAGTCTGGAGTGGTGCAgaggcgagtccggacttgaggCCAAGTGCACCcaagtcttttactcgattttggagaaattggccggactcgccccagcacagTGCAAGGCAGTTCTAAGTACGCTCAGATGAtatcttcctttttcaaaaaggtatttaCTTGCCTACCTTATTGGCAAGCTTGGGCACTGAAATATCCTTTCAGACAACATGTATATTGTAGATGGATTGTAAGGAGCTTGGCttggataaaaaaatgtacataCGTATATTGAAAGTGCGACATTGGAACAACAGATGTTGCCGGTTCTAAATTGGTGCTACGAAACCAGTGGATGAGCCTCAACTGACGAAAACTACCGCCCCAAAACCAGGTGATGTTAGTGGAAAAGTATTGGGATTCTAGTTTCATTTTTAGCCCATGTCTCTGCTTCCTGAGAAATAGCTGAGATGTATCCAGATTtcatctagaaacctgcatggtttagggcgTTTATTTTTGGTTCCAATCTAGGCCTAGGAGAGAATTACcatggcttttgatttcaaagaaatcttgaaatatcttgaaacgTTTGGTCATCCGTtagaaattttgcaaatttttctgTCATGGTAAAACCTTGAAAGTAgtcttgtttcaaaaaatgtggCAAATTGTAGATTGCAACCATTTCAAACTCGCAACATACCTAGTTGAGCAATTGGCCCCAAGACCTTGGTTCTGAACCAGGAAAATAGAGCCTACACTGCCTGTCGGGAATGTAATGAATGCGAATGAACTTGACTGCTTATACCCACCGGCCTAGGATAAAAGACCGATTTGATTGCTCACAActaagaaaaggaaaaaaaagattgaaaacacGTCAGCCAAGCCTTCTCCGATCAATTGACTGAGACAAAACAAATAAGAGCATAAACGGATGTCAGgaaaactagaaaaaaacacacatCCATGTGTTGACGTCATCTCAGTGAGAGTAAGATGATAATGGGCGGTTGAGTAAGCCTATTAGTAATCATCGATCACTTTGTTTGTTCGATGAGATTAGTGTGTAGATGGAGAAAATCAAATCCGCAAATTCGCATCTAGTAGGGAGCACGAGCAAGAATGATCATGTTGCACATGTTGAAAGGTTTGGTATTGGTTTGCCTATTGTTGGTCCCTGGATCTCGATCGGGCAACGCCAGGTCCCTCTTCTTGGTCGGTGGAGGTCTGGCCGATGATAACGACGAGATCTACTCAAAATTTGTGGAATTGTCTGGGGGCTCTGGACAAGCTCGAATTGGCGTTGTAACGGGAGCGTCTGCTGATCCATTGGACAGTGCTGACTTCTATCTTCAGCAATTTCTTGCTTATGGAGCAGAGTCCACTTATTTCATCCCCGTTTACATCGGGAACGAAGAAGCAGCCAATGATGAAAGTGTGGTGGCAGAGGTAAGCAGCCTGCCAtatctttgtttttattgCTCTCATTATCATTCTCATTCTCGACCGATTTGTTGGGGAACCTGTTTCAATCACTCGGTTTCTTTGAACAGTTGCAAGGATTAACGGGGATTTTCTTTGGTGGTGGGGATCAATCGCGGCTGATCTCGTTgttctttcaaaacaatggcGGCCAACGGGTAGACACTCCAGTCATGGCGACCATTCGGAGTTTGTACGAAAAGGGCACGGCCGTTGTGGGTGGAACAAGTGCGGGTGCAGCGGTCATGAGCGGGGGCGTAATGGTCAATGGTGGTATGAGCTACAATGCCTTAAAGTACGGCTCGGCCACTGATAGTCCACACGCGGACGATCTCGTTTACGATCAAAATGGTGGTTTTGGGTTGGCCAAAGACCTAGTCATTGACACTCATTTCAGGTGATTGTCAACGATTTGTATCGTTATGTTTAATGTGATCAATTAAAACAAATCTTTACCTTGTTCATATAGTCAAAGAGGGCGAGAAGGGCGGATGATTCGGCTTTTGTCTGACACTCGAAATCAAGATCATGGAACTGAATTTGGAGTGGGGATCGATGAAAATACCGCCTTTATCATCACCTCAGACCTCTTGGGTATGAATCGCTTCGGTGAGATCTTGGGCGAAAATGGCGTGTTCCTTGTGGATGTGGGATCCTCGAGTGTGGTGGAAAGTAACAATGGGTACGTAATAGGTGTAACATATGTGCGTATGTATTACCcttttcatccatccttccaatCAATGAGGAGCTGATTGATGTTTTCCATATACATAGAGAGTGGGGCATTGAGACTGTGTATGTGGATTACCTTCGAGAAGGAGATGTATTTGATCTGGAATCGTGGGATACAATCATCTTTGCAGACTTTAAGACTGATTTGAATGGAAACGAGTCGAATCAGGATCCTGAAACATCGGATGACATCTTTTATGGAAGCCGAGGCGATCCTGATTTACCTCCAATCTTGACTCAGGTGGCTACCAGTCTATTTGATTGGTAAGTCCGCAGGTTAATTAATAAGTCACATTGACAACTGTCGAAGTTGCTAAACTCAATATGAATTTCCAGCGTTCAGGCATCCACTTGGGGAACCACTTGGGAAGATAAGCCCATGTTTCAATTGAACTTCATTAAAGGCAAATATAGCTTGGGCTTTGGTGGCACAAATCCATCCACGGGCAAATTTGAGATCAGCTACCAAGACTTGCTCATTGACATCATGGAAGCCTGAGCACACGGAGGATGGCAcatgcaaacattttttttggaacGTATTGTCATAACTTGAAGACCGCTTGATTCAGTTCCACCAAGGCTGAATATGGATATGGAAGCATATGCTAAAATAAATCTTGTCTTTGTTACCTCATAGGGTCCAATTAACGCCTTTTTGTCTACCGAGATCATTTTCACGAGACATAATATGTTGTAAATTCTGGGGTGGTTTGTATACCATAAGGGCTGCAAGTCAAATACAGCTAGTTGCATTTAAAATGTGCGTGGCTGAGCGCGGCATAGTAGCtccaacaaattgaatgagtttTAAATTTCCCTGAAGCTGCTTTCGAGCATTGACGTAGACATCCCATGGCCCATTTAGTATACCGATGACCGATTCCTCTCTTAATGATCGTAGCTGAGTTTAGTTTAGTTCGAACGCACTGTAAAGTAATGGACACACCACAAACGAGGTTGGGTTTTATATGTTATGAGCGGGAGGGAGAGCATGAGCTAACAGCGGGTTCAGACTTCagatcttcaattcaaagccaGCATTGAGCAGCATTGAGCAGCAAGTGCTCTCAggtgagagtgagtgagtgtgtgagtgagtgtgtgagtgagtgagtgagtgagtgagtagcGAGCGGCTCAAGTGAGAAGGCCTCCCACGACGACTTGGTCGGATTTCCTGAGACTCCCCGCTTCAAAACGCCATGGGGGAGGATGAAATCTAAGAAAAACCTATGGATGGGTGCTTATTCACAAGCGAGATCAGCATGATTGAAGTGATGCTCATCACACCTTCGCATTTGTCTTCTTCTACGGTTTTCTTCTTATTTCTTGTTTCGGGAAAAAGTTCATGCCACCTTGAGTATTACAAAATCATTTGCCCAGCTCCATATCCAGACTGCAAGTATTACCGAAGTTGACACTTGTCTCTCAAAACGATGAGTTCTATTGTCGGTTAAGGCATTTCATCGGCACGCTGGTGGAGACATATCCGCCCTGCTATAAGTATTCAAAATCTCACGTCGTCGATGATGGGGTTATTTTTCGATTTAAAGAGCCCTCGTAAGCGAGCCAACTCAATCCAAAGGTCATTATTTGTCGATTGAGAGGTCACAGGGGTCTTCTTCTTGGTTCTTTCAGTCTCGGTGTGTCCAATCATAGTCATTCATAAGCATTATTCTCTCATGATCATGAAGTCATCCTCACCCAATTTATTTGGACACGATGCCATCATGATCACGCTGAAACGCATATAATTCTCGATGAGGTTTCTCCACGTAATTCAACtccaatggttggttggttggttggattaGTTGGGAACAGATCAGCCAAAGGTCGGAATTGCCACTAAGTTTAAACTTATCATGGACTGGTTCATGATTGCTAGCCAACTCAAAAAAGCCAATGACTTACAATGTACTGCTGTACCCAtaatccgccttggccgtacagttAAACTTATCATGGACTGGTTCATGATTGCTAGCCAACTCAAAAAAGCCAATGACTTACAATGTACCTTCACGATCATAATCCTTCGGCAAAATCACTTGTTTATTCCTGCAATTTCCTTTCCGGCTATTTCCAGGCGAAAACTAAACTAGGAATGCATTTACAATCATCGATGGACGTTTGATATCAGCAATCCTCTAAGATAACAAAGTCTGAATGTAGAATATTAAGCTAAGGTGGAGACCAAACAAACGTAAGAGGACGGCAAAACTTTTCGCTCAAAAAACCCACAAATAATCAATGGCAAGGTGAACAAAGTAATTCATCGGCGTGCCTTGAATAATTGttttctccttcaatttgTCGTGTGACTAGTCTCATCAAGCCTAGGCAAATACCATTCATAATCACGGTTGAACTCTGGCGACCTACCCAAAAGGCAGCCGGAATGCCTTGTGATAATTAGTTGCCCGTCTCCTCATCACAATGCCGTGTACAAACGAGTGCGGTGCACACGTGAATAGACAAACCGATTGCTCTCCGCGAGCCACCAATAGGTATAAGGTATAGCACGCGGAATTACATACGTGAATACGCGAACCTGTTGGGAAGAAAGTTGTGGATCATGAGGTCGTGGTGGtgatttttggcattttgacCTACGAAAGgtggaaggaaaaagaaggagagaatTCTGGCCAGCTGAATGAGCTGGGATGTCTTAATTGCGAGAGCCATTCAAAAGGCACATTTATGTCA from Tigriopus californicus strain San Diego chromosome 3, Tcal_SD_v2.1, whole genome shotgun sequence encodes:
- the LOC131878120 gene encoding cyanophycinase-like, with the translated sequence MIMLHMLKGLVLVCLLLVPGSRSGNARSLFLVGGGLADDNDEIYSKFVELSGGSGQARIGVVTGASADPLDSADFYLQQFLAYGAESTYFIPVYIGNEEAANDESVVAELQGLTGIFFGGGDQSRLISLFFQNNGGQRVDTPVMATIRSLYEKGTAVVGGTSAGAAVMSGGVMVNGGMSYNALKYGSATDSPHADDLVYDQNGGFGLAKDLVIDTHFSQRGREGRMIRLLSDTRNQDHGTEFGVGIDENTAFIITSDLLGMNRFGEILGENGVFLVDVGSSSVVESNNGEWGIETVYVDYLREGDVFDLESWDTIIFADFKTDLNGNESNQDPETSDDIFYGSRGDPDLPPILTQVATSLFDCVQASTWGTTWEDKPMFQLNFIKGKYSLGFGGTNPSTGKFEISYQDLLIDIMEA